From Anoplopoma fimbria isolate UVic2021 breed Golden Eagle Sablefish chromosome 11, Afim_UVic_2022, whole genome shotgun sequence, one genomic window encodes:
- the zgc:65811 gene encoding CD9 antigen isoform X2 — translation MALDACGLVCKYTLFIFNLIFALVGFAFLGIGLWLRFSESTRGIFQIEALNSSVFVIAVTVLIALGSVMLIVVAFGDYGACNEKRCALQVFSVLLTILAVAVVAVGVVGYSNKTEVGLKIAEFYTSMYTLYVTSGDPVIGATLTFIHKILHCCGVTGIPLVEVVQHTCPAAKGLLERFKMDSCPGTIISVFDSRATLVMGIFVGTGALLITALVCTAILLKQTKKDQQGVTAYYSTVY, via the exons ATGGCACTGGATGCATGTGGCCTGGTGTGCAAGTATACTCTCTTCATCTTCAACCTCATCTTTGCG TTGGTGGGGTTTGCCTTTTTGGGTATCGGCCTGTGGCTGAGGTTCAGCGAAAGCACCAGAGGCATCTTCCAAATAGAGGCCCTCAACTCAAGTGTATTTGTGATAG CTGTGACTGTACTGATCGCTCTGGGCTCAGTGATGCTGATCGTGGTGGCGTTCGGAGACTACGGTGCCTGCAATGAGAAAAGATGCGCTCTGCAAGTG TTCTCCGTCCTTCTGACCATTCTGGCGGTTGCTGTGGTTGCTGTGGGAGTGGTTGGTTATTCCAATAAGACTGAG GTTGGACTGAAGATTGCGGAGTTCTACACTAGCATGTATACTCTTTATGTGACCAGTGGAGACCCGGTCATTGGTGCCACACTCACATTCATCCACAAGATT CTTCACTGCTGTGGAGTGACCGGGATCCCGCTGGTAGAGGTCGTCCAACACACCTGTCCTGCAGCAAAAGGGTTGTTGGAGCGATTCAAGATGGAC AGTTGTCCTGGGACCATCATAAGTGTCTTTGACAGTAGAGCAACACTGGTGATGGGCATCTTCGTTGGAACTGGAGCTCTTTTG ATTACTGCCCTGGTCTGCACCGCTATCCTCCTGAAACAGACCAAGAAAGACCAGCAGGGGGTCACTGCGTACTATTCCACTGTGTACTAG
- the zgc:65811 gene encoding CD9 antigen isoform X1, producing MALDACGLVCKYTLFIFNLIFALVGFAFLGIGLWLRFSESTRGIFQIEALNSSVFVIAVTVLIALGSVMLIVVAFGDYGACNEKRCALQVFSVLLTILAVAVVAVGVVGYSNKTEVGLKIAEFYTSMYTLYVTSGDPVIGATLTFIHKILHCCGVTGIPLVEVVQHTCPAAKGLLERFKMDSCPGTIISVFDSRATLVMGIFVGTGALLLVALICSTTLSKKIRASVSSPQYIVLTQSTSVLANPQPPQHGFVSTSYPYPDQDPVVFTPLPVANLPLAQS from the exons ATGGCACTGGATGCATGTGGCCTGGTGTGCAAGTATACTCTCTTCATCTTCAACCTCATCTTTGCG TTGGTGGGGTTTGCCTTTTTGGGTATCGGCCTGTGGCTGAGGTTCAGCGAAAGCACCAGAGGCATCTTCCAAATAGAGGCCCTCAACTCAAGTGTATTTGTGATAG CTGTGACTGTACTGATCGCTCTGGGCTCAGTGATGCTGATCGTGGTGGCGTTCGGAGACTACGGTGCCTGCAATGAGAAAAGATGCGCTCTGCAAGTG TTCTCCGTCCTTCTGACCATTCTGGCGGTTGCTGTGGTTGCTGTGGGAGTGGTTGGTTATTCCAATAAGACTGAG GTTGGACTGAAGATTGCGGAGTTCTACACTAGCATGTATACTCTTTATGTGACCAGTGGAGACCCGGTCATTGGTGCCACACTCACATTCATCCACAAGATT CTTCACTGCTGTGGAGTGACCGGGATCCCGCTGGTAGAGGTCGTCCAACACACCTGTCCTGCAGCAAAAGGGTTGTTGGAGCGATTCAAGATGGAC AGTTGTCCTGGGACCATCATAAGTGTCTTTGACAGTAGAGCAACACTGGTGATGGGCATCTTCGTTGGAACTGGAGCTCTTTTG CTCGTTGCTCTGATTTGCAGCACCACCCTCAGTAAAAAGATCCGGGCGTCTGTCTCATCTCCTCAATACATCGTCCTGACTCAGTCCACTTCTGTCCTGGCTAACCCTCAACCACCTCAGCACGGATTTGTCTCCACCTCCTACCCTTACCCCGACCAGGACCCCGTCGTCTTCACCCCTCTCCCTGTGGCCAACCTCCCTTTGGCTCAGTCCTAG